From a single Hippoglossus stenolepis isolate QCI-W04-F060 chromosome 2, HSTE1.2, whole genome shotgun sequence genomic region:
- the zfp91 gene encoding E3 ubiquitin-protein ligase ZFP91 has translation MEPAGDRTGDVNKGEEPAEDKAADQTSVTSTSVSPRMGLRERGAARPRSGVSASLTGVNGAAASPQSSGRVLRDRATRSVPAWLKDVKSDDEEEPSPETGANKRRKVSNSRRKKNSESACSAGGGVAGDSLQGTDMEDPKKPATDAQALPSRRPPAQTRAKPPSARASRSSAKPVCKTEPGMENPAAVEGKVDDKEKTEIENKEEESKDVAEPVLDEEDPSFPDDTHDLSYQPQSQSGEEEEEEECLSSDEDVPFRDDLNDQSYDPKAERDAPKPKRRAPPRPKEKKEKEKAPKKEKEVAEIKVEGSDNLESVEEEVKLEEETVEDPDGPRKRGRRKKDDKTPRLPKRRKKPPVQYVRCEMEGCGTVLAHPRYLQHHIKYQHLLKKKYVCPHPSCGRLFRLQKQLLRHAKHHTDQRDYICEFCARAFKSSHNLAVHRMIHTGEKPLQCEICGFTCRQKASLNWHMKKHDADATYQFSCSICGKKFEKKDCVVAHKAKSHPEVLIAEALAANAGALITTPASLLELPGNPMQAEVTGLDVSQVGQDGQVEQLSQQGRVGHQVAQVSQMGHMTQQVSHQVVLLGQDQSLHTMQVPVTIALSPIDPPSPADNQQQTHLQLQMPVQFVQAAQQQPQIQQLTLHSSSVLTQHQPQLQSLQSYSSQQQSQGQTQILQMTFQPVSQSQTHIQQIPILATSHQLQSLHTAAASPPLLSPPQSQDPASTNGGNYILDNPGLISSSLSANSLQQTEAAGEDGVVWEETGQEVLTGGSERHVQQVLM, from the exons ATGGAACCGGCGGGCGACCGAACCGGGGATGTAAATAAAGGCGAGGAACCGGCCGAGGACAAGGCCGCAGACCAGACCTCGGTCACCAGTACGAGCGTCTCACCGCGGATGGGGCTCAGGGAGCGCGGAGCGGCCCGCCCGAGGTCCGGCGTCTCCGCTTCGCTTACGGGCGTCAACGGAGCCGCGGCGAGCCCGCAGAGCTCGGGTCGGGTGTTAAGGGACAGGGCGACGAGGTCAGTACCGGCCTGGCTGAAGGACGTCAAGAGCGACGACGAGGAAGAACCAAGCCCGGAAACCGGGGCGAACAAGCGGCGGAAAGTTTCCAACTCCAGGCGGAAGAAAAATTCGGAATCTGCGTGTTCGGCCGGAGGGGGAGTCGCAGGTGACAGCCTTCAAGGCACAGA CATGGAGGATCCCAAGAAACCTGCTACAGATGCTCAAG CTCTTCCCTCCAGACGCCCCCCGGCCCAGACTCGTGCCAAGCCCCCGTCTGCCAGAGCCAGCCGCAGCTCTGCCAAGCCCGTGTGTAAGACCGAACCTGGAATGGAGAATCCAGCTG CAGTGGAAGGAAAGGTAGACGATAAAGAGAAGACTGAAAT tgaaaacaaagaggaggaaagcAAGGATGTCGCTGAACCGGTGTTGGATGAAGAAGACCCTTCATTTCCCGACGACACTCACGACCTCAGCTACCAGCCACAGAGTCAGAG tggtgaggaggaggaggaggaggagtgccTCAGCAGTGACGAAGATGTTCCTTTTAGAGACGATTTAAATGACCAGAGCTACGACCCTAAGGCTGAACG GGATGCCCCTAAACCAAAGCGCAGAGCTCCTCCGAGAccgaaggaaaagaaagaaaaagagaaggcgcctaaaaaggagaaagaggtcGCTGAGATAAAGGTAGAAGGTTCCGACAACTTGGAAAGTgtggaagaggaagtgaagctaGAAGAAGAAACTGTGGAAGACCCAGATGGACCCAGGAA gaGAGGCCGACGGAAAAAAGACGACAAAACCCCACGGCTGCCAAAGAGAAG AAAGAAGCCCCCAGTGCAATATGTGCGCTGTGAAATGGAAGGATGTGGGACCGTCCTGGCTCATCCTCGCTACCTACAG CACCATATAAAATATCAGCATTTGCTCAAGAAGAAATATGTATGTCCTCACCCGTCTTGTGGAAGACTTTTCCGCCTTCAGAAGCAGCTGCTGCGTCACGCAAAGCACCACACAG atCAGAGAGACTATATCTGTGAGTTCTGTGCTCGTGCCTTCAAGAGCTCCCACAACTTGGCTGTGCACCGCATGAtccacacaggagagaagccCCTACA GTGTGAGATCTGTGGCTTCACCTGTCGCCAGAAGGCGTCTCTCAACTGGCACATGAAGAAGCACGATGCTGATGCCACCTATCAGTTCTCCTGCTCCATTTGTGGTAAGAAGTTTGAGAAGAAGGACTGTGTGGTGGCTCATAAGGCTAAGAGCCACCCAGAGGTGCTAATCGCTGAGGCGCTGGCAGCCAACGCTGGCGCACTCATCACAACCCCTGCCTCCCTGCTGGAGCTGCCAGGAAACCCCATGCAAGCAGAGGTCACTGGCTTGGATGTGAGCCAAGTAGGGCAGGATgggcaggtggagcagctgagcCAGCAAGGTCGAGTTGGGCACCAAGTGGCTCAGGTGTCCCAGATGGGTCACATGACCCAGCAGGTGAGTCACCAGGTGGTTTTACTGGGACAAGACCAGAGCCTCCACACCATGCAGGTGCCAGTGACAATTGCCCTGTCCCCAATTGACCCCCCTTCACCGGCTGACAACCAGCAGCAGACTCACCTCCAGCTGCAGATGCCCGTCCAGTTTGTGCAGGCTGCTCAGCAACAGCCCCAAATTCAACAACTGACCCTCCATTCCAGCTCAGTGTTGACCCAGCACCAACCCCAGCTCCAGTCTCTTCAGTCATACTCCtctcagcagcagagccaggGGCAGACACAAATCCTACAAATGACCTTCCAGCCAGTCAGCCAATCCCAGACCCACATTCAGCAGATCCCCATTTTAGCAACCTCTCATCAACTTCAGTCCCTGCACACAGCTGCCGCGAGTCCCCCTCTCCTGTCCCCACCCCAATCCCAGGATCCTGCCTCCACAAATGGGGGCAACTATATTCTGGACAATCCAGgactcatttcctcctctctttcagcCAACTCCCTCCAGCAgacagaggctgcaggagaggaTGGTGTGGTCTGGGAGGAAACGGGACAAGAGGTTCTGACTGGCGGCTCTGAGAGACACGTGCAGCAGGTCCTCATGTAA
- the si:ch211-113e8.11 gene encoding uncharacterized protein si:ch211-113e8.11, whose amino-acid sequence MNLRVYFKNQSTRFLFRREANRATSLAPVHCKGMNSLVGYGVSSDSDSDGDVNTGGLGSAKKAGDEATPVLKTRNFLLESGSASSDSGSGSEPEEGYPVPFSSPSHPVSAACQPPRPAPSLGSQTQNKLPPPALNACSDSGVFTNPFKAQADQKLSALQKHVPLTMEAKPSEIGGKRMCVSYRKDGRCRFGIKCKFAHDSDLQTAVTSADGHHPPHTPESDEAPASEHVEPNAGGSGGVGKQKQKQKQKHPEEEESGGQQVKKRRVGLSNTLIPPKRAMKQYAMHRDRERLHMS is encoded by the exons ATGAATCTACGTGTTTactttaaaaatcaatcaaccCGCTTTTTATTTCGACGCGAAGCTAACAGGGCAACTAGCTTAGCTCCAGTTCATTGTAAAGGTATGAACTCTCTGGTTGGTTACGGAGTGTCTTCGGACTCTGACAGCGATGGAGATGTAAACACCGGCGGACTTGG CTCCGCTAAGAAGGCGGGCGATGAGGCGACACCCGTCTTAAAGACCCGTAACTTCTTGCTGGAGTCTGGTTCAGCCTCCAGTGACTCAGGCAGCGGGTCAGAACCAGAGGAAGGGTATCCTGTTCCCTTCTCATCCCCATCACACCCCGTCTCAGCAGCCTGTCAGCCCCCCCGCCCTGCTCCTTCCCTGGGTTCAcaaactcaaaacaaactgcctcctccagctctaaACGCCTGCTCTGACAGCGGCGTGTTCACCAACCCCTTCAAGGCCCAGGCAGACCAGAAGCTCAGCGCCCTGCAGAAACATGTCCCCCTGACAATGGAGGCCAAACCCTCCGAGATCGGAGGGAAAAGGATGTGCGTGTCTTACAGGAAAGATGGAAGGTGCAGGTTCGGGATCAAATGCAAGTTTGCTCATGACAGTGACCTCCAGACCGCTGTCACCTCAGCTGACggccatcatcctcctcatacGCCTGAGAGTGATGAAGCACCAGCATCAGAACACGTTGAGCCCAATGCAGGTGGCTCTGGTGGTGTCgggaagcagaagcagaagcagaagcagaagcacccagaggaggaagagtcagGAGGGCagcaggtgaagaagaggagggttgGACTGAGTAACACCTTGATTCCTCCTAAACGGGCTATGAAGCAGTATGCAATGCACAGGGACCGAGAGCGGCTCCATATGTCCTGA